The following DNA comes from Ammospiza caudacuta isolate bAmmCau1 chromosome 15, bAmmCau1.pri, whole genome shotgun sequence.
TTGCAGGTGGTTGTAGCTGTCCTGGAGTGGCTGCAGAGGCGAGGCCACCACAGTGAGGGCACTGTGCCGGTTCCTGTGAGGATCCCTCGGGGTTCAGGCTTTGCCCTCCGTCCAGCTGCCTCTGCCGTGTACCTGGACATggagctggaggaagaggaggatgttCAAGAGGTGGTGCACGAGGCAGTgccttccagcacagccatgttCCTGGGCACGGAGCGTCTCAGTACGCGGGTGCTGGGCCCAGAGCCGTTCACAGCCTGTGGCCCCTCAGAGCCCATCACCCGACGCCTCCGCAACATCCTCCAGGAGTACGGCGAGGAGGGCGACCTCTTCACAGAGATGGTCCAGAACGCAGAGGATGCCAGCGCTACCGTGTGCCGCTTCCTCCTGGACCTGCGGTGCCGCAGAAAGGCCACCTCTGGGCTGCTAGACCCAGGCATGGCTGCCTGCCACGGCCCAGCCCTCTGGGCCTACAACGATGCCCTGTTCACAGAGGATGACCTCCAGAACATCACTCGGATTGGGGCTGCCACAAAGGAGGGCCAGGCAGGCCGGATCGGGCGCTTTGGGCTGGGCTTCAGCTCTGTGTACCGTGTCACGGAtgtgccagcagtgctgagtgGGGAGACACTGCTCATCTTTGATCCCAATGGCACCCATCTGGGCAAGcacatccccagggctggctcccCTGGCATTCGCCTGGACTTCTCCAGCCGACCACGCATCCTCCGTGTGTTTGCTGAGCAGTTCCAGCCCTACCACGGTATCTTTGGGTGCTGCCTGCCTGAGCCAGGACCCTTTCCAGGGAGCCTTTTCCGCTTGCCTTTTCGCACTGAAGAGGaagctgtgacatcacagattTGCTCTGAGGCCTTTGGTACAGAGCGCATCCAGTCCCTTGGAACTGCTTTCCTTGGCTCTAAccggctcctgctgctcttcctgaaGAAGGTGAGGGAGCTGTCCCTGGAGATGCTGCCAGACATGGCCACTTCTGCAGAGGATACCATGCCTCTGATCACGCTGCAGAGAAAGGAGATCCGAGACTTGGGAGCCCCTGGGGATCCCCCAAGTTGGGCAGCCATCgagcagctctcagcctgtGAGAAGGAATCCAGGACCACGTGGCACTACCTGGTTTTGGTGTGTCAGGGTGATGGGGAGTTGTTGGAACTGTTTCACCAGAACACACAGGCAGGACTCCATCCTCCCCTTCCCATGGCTGGTGTGGCCCTTCCCCTTGCCCCTACTGAAGATGGCAAGTGGGTGCCACATCTGGATGCTGAGAAGGGGCAAGTTTTCTGCCACCTTCCCATGCCGATCATGTCAGGGCTGCCAATCCACCTGCATGGGGCCTTCAGCATCCTCTCAAATCgcaaggggctgtggggcacagcGGAGCGGGGCAAGTGGAACCGGGTGCTGCTCCACAATGCCGTGCCGCTGGCCTGGCTCCGGGCACTGGACCATCTCCGTGCCATGCACGAGGCAGGCGAGTTAAAGAACTATGAGTATCATCTCTTCTGGCCAGATGTTAGCACTGCCCATTACCCCTTTACAGAGGCTGTGACTGGTTTCTACCAGGCTGTGGCAGCCAGGAGTGGCCCAAGGCTCTTTTCCGATGGCCGCTCCTGGTGCTCGCTGCAGGACGCCCGCTTCCTGCACCAGGCTGTGGAGAGACACCCTGAGCTGGGAACTGTGGCACAGCGAGTTTTTGCCATCACCGTGCCCCATCCCCTGTTGGCTGTGGCCTTGCCTGGGAAGGTGCAGGAGGGCCTCGGGAAGGCGCTGGATGCTGGAACCTATGACTGGAGCCGCTTTCTGTGTGAGCTTGTGCTTCCCAACTTGGAAAATCTCCCTGATGTTGACCGGAACCTGCTGGTGCTCCATGCGCTGGATATGTCTCATGAGGATGTGGACAAAGTGCTGCGGACAGTGCCCTGCATCCCTGTCACCCCTCATGGCCACCTGCAGTTCATCAATTGCCTGGTGCATCCCAGAGGCCGTGCTGCCCCTTTATACAACCCTGAGGATGGGCGCTTCCCCACTGGGAATGCCTTCCTGGAGAGACTAAACCAACTAGAGAGACTGGGCATGGTGAAGAACACCGTggctctgccagagctgctggagagggcaAAGACTGTGCAGCTAGTCTGGACCAAGAATcatgcccagggctgccagagggcTGCCTGCATCCTTGAGTTACTTCGGGATGCAGTGAAGAAGGGAACAAACGACACCCTGCAGGCCACTTTCCAGAGTGTgcccttcctccctgctgcacagcacaccggtgaccctgtgctgctgccagctgcccagCTCTACCATCACCTCCACGAGCCACTAGTGGGACTCATCCAGCCTATCTTGGCTCCTAAAATGCTGGGGGAAAACTTCAGCCTCTCCAAGGAGGTAGCGTCCTTCTTGGGGCTGGACCGGCAGGTACCATCAGCTCAGGTCCTCGAGCAGCTGCGAGCACTCCGTCGTTTCTCCAATACTCTCCCTTTGGAGACCCTGCAGTACAACACCAACTGCTGCTACAAGCACCTGAACATGCTGCTCCAGGAACATCCCTCCAGCCGGGATGAGGTGGCATCTGCAGTGGCCCCAGGGGAGCCCTTCATCTTGGTGGGCTCCCGTTTTGTGCCAGTCACAGCTGTGGCTGAGACACTGTCATTTGAGGCTGCCCCATACCTTCATCAACTTCAAGACCAGTACAAGCTCTACAGAGAGCTCTGGGAGTGTGTGGGGCTGCGCCACACATTCGCCTGGGATGATTATGCCCGAGTGCTCTGCACCCTGGCAGAGACACATGCTGGAAAGCCACTGCCTGCTGCGAAGCTGAATCTGGCCCTGCGGCTTGTGTCTTGTGGATTGATGGAAGATGGCAACCAGCCTGATGCCTGCCAGACCCAGCAACTCTTTCTGCCTGATGAGGAGGGCATTTTGCACCCACGGGACAAGCTCTACTTTAATGATGCACCATGGATGCCGTTGGACAGAGATGTCCTGCTGTGCCATAAACAGCTGTCCCGAGAGGCAGCCCTGCACTGTGGGGTGACCACCACACGCCACCGAGCACTGGAGAGGTGTGTAGTCAACACTGATCACTTGAgcctctgggcacagccatTTGGTCCCCATGAAGATTTGCCAACACGACTGAAGAACATCTTGAAGGAGTACTCCGCTCCTGATCTGGTGAAGGAGGTGCTCCAGAATGCAGATGATGCTGGTGCGGGGCTTTTGCACTTTGTGTGGGACCGCCGGCAGCACCCAGCAAAGGCCACTTTTAGTGAGGAATGGAagaccctgcagggccctgcccTCTGCATCTACAATGATCGCCCCTTCCAGGAGCAGGACATTAAAGGCATTCAGCATCTGGGGATCGGCAGCAAGCAAGACCGTCAGGATGTCACAGGCAAATATGGCCTTGGCTTCAACACTGTCTACCACTTTACTGACTGCCCAGCCTTCCTGACCGGAGACAGTACCCTGTGTGTCTCTGATCCCCATCTCTTCTATGTGCCCACAGCCACAACTGAGAAGCCTGGTAGCATGTTTGCTGTCAACACTGACTTCAAGAAGAATTTTCCAGACATTTATGACACCTTCCTACCATCCTTCTTCAACCTGAAACAGGGCGTCCTTTTCCGGCTGCCGCTCCGCACTGCAGATGAGGCTACCAAGTCCAGGGTGTCTGACATTGTCGTGCGAGACCAAGACCTCAAGAACATGGAAGAAACACTGGCTAAGGAAGGTGAGGACTTGCTGCTCTTCCTCCGGCATGTTCACACCATCATCTTCTCTGAGATCCCCCCAGATGGGAAAGAGTTGGTGGAGAAACTGCGGGTAACCACGGAGCTCACAGAGGATGATGCAAAGTTGAGATGGGATTTTCAAGCAAGATTAAGCCAAGCCATGGATGGGAACAGCCCTACCCCTCTCTCCTATACCATGAAAGTCAAAAATAGCAggaccaagaccacaagtttGTGGCAGGTGATCTCCCAAATTGGGGTGGAGGATGGGGCTGAGGAGTCTCCAGAGCTTAAATGGCTGCCCTatggggctgtggctgcccgCCTGGAGCCTCTGAACCGGGTCATGGGCAGAGCCTTCTGCACCCTCCCACTGCCCTTAGTCACTGGGCTGCCTTTGCACATCAATGCCAACTTCTCTGTGGATGCAGCCAGGTGCAGTCTCCACTGGGACAAAGGCGGCACAGGGGCAACCTGGAATGGCTTCTTGCTCCGGCGCTTGGTGGTTCCACTATACTGTTACTTTCTCACCAGGCAGTGGAAAGCCCTGGAGCCAGAAAAGCTCTGGTATCAGTCCCTgaagctctgccagcagcacctggactCCCACTTCCTCCAGTTTTTCCCTGTTATGAAAAGTGTGTTACCTATGTTCCAGGACATGGTGAGAGAGGTCTACAAGTACCTCAGTCATGAACGTCTGCCCCTTGTGCCTGTGTACAGGGAGTCATCTGACAGGGTGACAATAACCTGGGCATCTCCAGGTGGAGGGGACATGCTAACAGAGCCATACTTTCTCAAGGAGATGCCTCAGCCAGAAATCCAGAAAGTGCTGGAGCAACTGAACATGAAACTGGTTCCCGCATTCCCCCACCTGCAGCAGATCCGCGAGGAGTTCATTGAAGCCCAAGTGAACACTGTTGTCTTAGGGCCAGACTCTCTCCGGTGCTTCCTCAaggccctggctgtgcctgtgccctgcAAGCTGGCTGACACACCGCTGAGGACCCCAAAGAGCTGCACCTACCTGCTGCGATACTTAACAGGACGGAACAGCCACTCCCAAGGTACTCATGAGGATGGGGACAAGGCAATCCTGGAAGGCCTGCCCTTGCTGGCCACAGAAGATGGTCTTCTGCATGCTTGCAGTAGCCACCACCCTATCTTCAAGAACTCCTTTGCCAACCTCTTCCCCAAGCACAGCCACCGTTTTGCCCAAAAGTGTGTTTCTGCATGGATCCCACCTTGCTTTGTGAAGGAACTTGACCTCCCACAGGCCATACCACTCATCCAGGAGGTGTTGGGTCAGTGGGAGTGGACCAAAGACAGGGAAAAGTGGCTCGGGGGGCTGTGGATCTTCTTTGAGAAGGTGGTCCGCTCCGATACCTCAGATGCGGCCATGAAGTCATTCATGAATCATCTCCAGAATATGGCAGTGCTGCCTGTTCAGGGGAATAAGAAAGACTCAAAGCACCTACTGCCACTATCCTCCCTCTCCAGGGTTCTTTTTGAGTGTTGCTCTGACGTGGAAAAAGTGTTGCATAAAATGGgtatccctgtgctccaggggtccctgctgccctggaatTTTGCCTGCTATTTCCTGAAGCCAAGGGCACTGCAGGTCAGAGATCCCAGGGCTATAGTGGCCCATCTGGCAGATACAAGAGCTGATATCTGCTGGGGGGATTTAGAGGAGGAGGATTTGTCAGCCCTGCTAAGATTTGTcgagcagggaaaggaaaagctggatTCATGtgcactggagcagctccagcacctgccTCTCTTCCAGAAGTCTGGGGGGGACTATGTAGCTGTGGCTCCCTACCGCAAGGTGCTGTTACTCTGCAAACAGGTGTCCTTGAATGCCCAAGCCCTGTATGACTTGGACGAAGACATGGTGCTTCTCACACTAAGCCTGTTCCACAAATGGCTGGCCAAGCGTTTGAAGTGGGAGGTCACAGATGACCAAAAGCTCTTCATGACTGTGGTACTTCCCCGGCTGTCCCAGCTCACATGGCAAAACCTCATGGAAGCTGTACGATTGTTCTTTGTCCTGAAATCTTCCTATGATGTTGAGAGTGTGGAGGCCATTGTGGCAGCTTTTCAAAAAGTGGCCTTTATACCAGATGCCCATGGAACACTGCGCCTGGCCTCCTACTTCTACCTTGACATGCCCTCCTTCCACACCCTGCGGCTCCAAAACCGCTTTGTGCCTAAATCTTTCTTTAAGGAGCTACGTTTGAACCAGAAAGAAATTGTGCAGTTCTTACTCGAGGCAGGTGTCCGCACCAGCCTCTCTGTAGAGGATTTTGTGGCACTGGCTGAGGAGATAGAGCGTGAAGCCACTCAGGCTACATGCCATGCTGCAGAACTGCTGGAGCGACAGCAGGAGATGGTCAAGCAACTTGCAATCCTGTTGAAAAATCCTGAGTCAAAGGGTTTCCTGAGCAAAATTGCCTCAATCCAATTTCTGCCTCCTCTGGATATCCCCCCAGTCTTAATGAACCTTCACCCTCCTTTTGCAAACTGCACTAAGGCCGTGCCTCTGAAAGGCAGTGTTTCCTACTGCAAAAATGTGGCTGAACTCCTGTGGACATCAGCCACCATGCTGCAAAAATCCCTTAAACTTGAGAAGACGTCCCTGAAGGCCATGGGAGTCCTTGTAGAGATACCCACTGCCCTGGTGGTGGCCAACCTGGAACATGTGTGCAGGGCAGCTTGCTCGACACAAGGACAGCTAAGCACACGGGCCAAGGTGCTCCATAGCATGTACAGCTTTCTGCAGGACCATCTGGAGGAGGTGGATGCAGAGCACCTCGCTGAGCTGCCCGTGGTGCTGGCCAAGTCATGCGACATGGCCAGACCATGGCAGGTGGTGTCAGCACTCCCAGACGAGGCTGACTTTTACCCCTACCTCCTCATGCCTCACCCCCAAATGGCTGTCTTTGGAGATCTCCTGCAACACCTTGGTGTTGTCCTGGTCCCCACACTAACTCACTACAGCCGTGTCCTGGCCCAAATCTACCAGGAGAGCCATGGCAGTGGGACCCTTTCCAGTAGCCAGAAGAAGACGGTCCTGGTGGCCACACGGCATTTCTTCCAGCTGCTGCGGGAGGAACCAGAGCCCCCTGATtgctctgctgtggctgagctgtacctgctgagcactgctgactgcctggagctgtcccacAAACTCTGCTTCAACGACTGTGTGCCCTCAGAGACTGCTCGGGCCCTGGAGAAGACCTTTGTGTTCATGGCTGCACTGCCAGTGTCTGGGTGTAATGCCAGGTGGCTGCTGCAAAGGCTGCCACCACACCTGCAGCCACGGATGCTTTCAGAGGTGACAgagaagcagctggaggagggtGGTCCACAGCCGTGTCAGTATGGCTCTCAGTGTCCTGCGCAGAGGCGTCTGCAGACCCTGCTGGTATCCCCGTGGTTTAGGCTGGGGCTGgagtccctgctgcagtggcagaCCCTCAAGGCTATGATGGGAATGGAGGGGGATGGTGGCTTTGCAGTGGAGCAGGTGAAAGTGCAGTGCTGCAAGGACATCCGCACTGTGTTGGTGCACAGCGGGGCAAAGGTGGAGGGCAGCTCCCAGTCGCAGGTTATCCATGTGTGCCTGTCTGGTGGTGCCCAGCGGCTCTTCTACATCCAGCACGCAGAGATGGTGCTGaactggcagcagctgagggtggTGGAGACGCTGGCGCAGGAGATCAATAGCATCCTGGGTGGGCAGCTGGAGACACACGCTTTGTCTGTGCTACGTGAAATTCTGGTCTGCAAGGAGCCGCAGGAGATTGCCTTGGTTCTGGAGGAGAACAACGTGGCACTGGTGGGGGCGGCACCAGAGCCAGAGAAGAGGCTGCAGGTGGAGGCTGAAGCTGTGGCAGAAGAGGGGCCATGGAAGGATCCCAGCCTGGCAATGAGGCCTCTGCATGGTGTCAGGGGGCCAAAGGTGCGGGGCCAATACAAACCTGTGAGCGCGCCCTGGCACCACGGGCAGGGAGGCAgtggctccttgctgagcagtGAAGAGCTCATGGTCCTGACTCCGTCCATCCCTGAGGCCCTGCGTTGGCTGTGTCAGGCCACGAGTGACCTGCAGGCCGCCAGCAATGACATCTTGCACAGCTGCCCCAACTGGGTGCTCTTCAAAGTGCACCAGGCCCTGGAGAAGGCGCTGGTGGCGGCCATGCTTTGCCATGGGGGAGCCTTTGCGGGCCATAGGGGGCTGATGGGCATGGCCCGAAGCCTGGAGGCCGAGGAGCCGGAGCTGAGGGGCCTCGTCCTGGATGTGCAGTGGTTGTGTGACTGCGGTGTGGACAGCAAGGCCACACAGTACCCAAGTTACCATCCCTTTCCCATGATCCCCAGTGAGGccttccccagtgtggatgagGAGGAGGTCCTGAAGCGGGCACAGAAAGTGCTGGTGACACTGAAGAACCATGTGGGCAGAAAGTGAGAGGTCCCTACCAAGGGGCATAGCACCTGGGGCAAAGGACCACCAGGCGCCCATCAGAGACCCACCTGGACCTGTTGTGGACTCACCGTGGACTTGCCACAGGCAATTCCAGACTGTCCAGCCCTGGTAGGGGAGTTTTGGTGGCAGATGAAGGCCTAGACCACTGGACATCACAGAGTAGCCTGAGCCATTGGCATGTCTTGAGTGTGCAGTAAATAAAGTGCAAAATAAATGTTGCAGTGCTGGTAGATATCCTTCACTGACAGTGGAGTCAGGGACATGAAGAAGTCATGGGCAATGGGTGTTGAAGGTGGAGGTGGTGATGAAGGCATTTGGAGAGCTGTGGTGGGTCAATTTTGTCTAGCCAGGTGCCCACTGAGCCACTCCATTACTTCCCCTCTTTGactgaaaaggagaagaaaatgtgatAAAAATCCCATGGGTCAGGGAGATCACTGACCAATTACTGTCACAGTCAAAACAGACTCACCttggggaaattaatttattttataaccAATTAAACAGAGTAGAAATATGCAAAATAAGAATAAACCTTAAAACACCTCCCCCTACCCTCCTTTCTTCCCAGACTCAGCTTCACTCCCAACTCTTTTACCTCCTCCCCTTGAGCAGTGCGCAAGATGGGGAATGTGGATTGCTGTCAGCTCATAACacttgtctctgctgctcctttctccTCACAGATTCCCCTCTCCATGGGAGACAGTCCTGCACCAACTTTTCCAATGTGGGtccttcccacaggctgcagttctCTAAGAACTGCTCCAGcaaggtccctttccatggggcacagtccttcaggaacagatTGCTCCCGTgttctgccagctcctgcatggACTCCTCtccacagagcacagcccctgccaggagcCCGCTCGAGCGTGGGCTCCTCCCAGGCTCCAGCTCTCTTCAGGGCATCCccacctgctgtgctgtggcatCCTTACATGGGGTGCAGTGGGGATCTGTTCCTCTACTCACCTACATGGGCCATGGGTCAAGATCGTCCCTATGGGctgcaccatgggctgcaggggaatctgctccagcaccttctccttcctcagccttggtgcctgcagggctgttgcTCTCACAtcatctccttcctccctcctaGCTGCTGTTGCACAGCAGTGTTTACCCCTTTTTTAGTATCTAATCACAGAGGCCCTCCTGGCATCACTGGTTGGCTCAGCCTTAGCCAGTGGCAGGTCTATCCTGGAGCCCTCTGGAGCTGGTTCTGCCCAACATGGGGGCAGCTTCTGGTGTCTCCTCATAGAGGGTCACCCTGCAGGCCCCTGCCACCCAGACCTGGCCATGCAAACCTGTGACAAGGATGATGAGGTAGTACCAAGGGGAACATGAGGGTCTCAAGAAAAGCATGAGGTAGGGGAAGCAGCAAGAGGAGCTCAAATGTCAACGAGCTGGAGTTATTGCCATAGGCCCAGAGACCACCACCAAAGTCCCAGTGTGACTCTGCTGTATGAGGCCAGGTACAAGGCCTGGccctgggtcagggcaatcccaagcacagactagggctgggcagagcaggggttaagagcagccctgaggaggacTTGGGCACGTTGGTGGACAAAAATCTCAGTGTGCCTCAGCCTCTTGTGCTGTTACAAGAAAACCCCATGTCCTGGGCTGGCACcacagcgtgggcagcaggggacaAGGGGGATTCTgcacctctgccctgctcaggtgagaccccacatGCAGAGCTGTCTCCAGTCCTCGGGTCCAGCATCAGAAGGATgtggagtgagtccagagaggCCAAAGAGATGCTCcgagggctggagcccctctgctctgagccgggctgggagagctggggctgttcagcctcgagaagagaaggcttcagggagaCATTTCCAATGCCTAAGGAGCTTAGAGACATTTCCAATGCCTAAAGGGGCTCTAAGAGAGCT
Coding sequences within:
- the LOC131564446 gene encoding sacsin-like yields the protein MALKQPKADTFCQRAPTFLDYLHSILQKYPDGGQILKELVQNADDAGANEVVFVSDEREFDITGGGLEGTQGPALLAYNDAVMSARDWTGIQRPGVSHKREDPRSVGRFGLGFISVYHLTDLPGVLSPPYLGVLDPECQVLPGGGKRWDISEAQDLPGLFEPFWAGLEAVGQHRASAQGTLFRFPLRRQPSEIAAGVSDPERICNLIQTFLTEAPLALLFLRHVRRVALHRVAPDGVQTLMGTLEASPQPLPVPVPSGAEGLSLECCLVALRRDEVGAGSEWLVATGRATEGPAVALGTQLGCCPELSLAHPLRGACQGRLCCFLPLPATDETATGLPVHASAPFALSDDRRHLRWPQEGEEGEEDARWNALLLLDLLPRVYSPLAAVAVALPGADAYSLWPDPERTPSCGRMHSLVSRVCRELAAAPVLLSAGGQGRLRALEAVLLPAAVGDEAARRAVQALLVAAGEPVAEVPPHVWRALALGMPKGLREATAGHVREVLRRHGATELPAASRLSLLRYVAGDGCHAGLRGLPLLPRADGTFVAFGTASAIVYVDTSDCPRELLPGLAGSFLPSDLEPGLDSLLRGIAKKGLFSNLVLLDPAVTVQTLRLALPPTWTSQSSTPVTWCPAQGLPQPPPSWFPALWQFLAHHMKDLGPLEGLPLIALSSLDAPTVRLAPLIPESSLIFQAWEGQLLPLDVASVLEILGCPVVPPSTWHCSLPRYVLPPSPLNALRALGRQGAAAVASRMASLPDADVVTLRHYLSDIPSLTKQDMATLAALPLFLPLPCLATPQPTELVPATATPALEPELELPQGVVLPETVLRCRDEVDRRLLGRLQRPLISAACVMLKAVRAVAQGAYAGRAAETQALLLWVLQHGDTVFAQSPSLQQACSTLAFLETPDGPACPQDLYDPCDSTLQALLGPERFPPAPFHNLSVLRALRAVGLRHGEGCVLPSDILAAAAKVSQGGTAALDRAEALITVCNHPKALHGFSAAELGQLQALPWVPRSKCTGETGQPFLPPKELRSMQYQSLVGLTMPLTDAFVPEAEKKLGLSQTPPPERVWEQLRKLAGHRNMDEVGPALQPIYWHMQENLKAFGTAPDSAVVWTGSGLVVPRDAVLGYPEKLELGMLVPRVPPDFLSFGCLFRAWGVADGVSEERAVSALRALGQDIDRRSSRGGTAAELQVVVAVLEWLQRRGHHSEGTVPVPVRIPRGSGFALRPAASAVYLDMELEEEEDVQEVVHEAVPSSTAMFLGTERLSTRVLGPEPFTACGPSEPITRRLRNILQEYGEEGDLFTEMVQNAEDASATVCRFLLDLRCRRKATSGLLDPGMAACHGPALWAYNDALFTEDDLQNITRIGAATKEGQAGRIGRFGLGFSSVYRVTDVPAVLSGETLLIFDPNGTHLGKHIPRAGSPGIRLDFSSRPRILRVFAEQFQPYHGIFGCCLPEPGPFPGSLFRLPFRTEEEAVTSQICSEAFGTERIQSLGTAFLGSNRLLLLFLKKVRELSLEMLPDMATSAEDTMPLITLQRKEIRDLGAPGDPPSWAAIEQLSACEKESRTTWHYLVLVCQGDGELLELFHQNTQAGLHPPLPMAGVALPLAPTEDGKWVPHLDAEKGQVFCHLPMPIMSGLPIHLHGAFSILSNRKGLWGTAERGKWNRVLLHNAVPLAWLRALDHLRAMHEAGELKNYEYHLFWPDVSTAHYPFTEAVTGFYQAVAARSGPRLFSDGRSWCSLQDARFLHQAVERHPELGTVAQRVFAITVPHPLLAVALPGKVQEGLGKALDAGTYDWSRFLCELVLPNLENLPDVDRNLLVLHALDMSHEDVDKVLRTVPCIPVTPHGHLQFINCLVHPRGRAAPLYNPEDGRFPTGNAFLERLNQLERLGMVKNTVALPELLERAKTVQLVWTKNHAQGCQRAACILELLRDAVKKGTNDTLQATFQSVPFLPAAQHTGDPVLLPAAQLYHHLHEPLVGLIQPILAPKMLGENFSLSKEVASFLGLDRQVPSAQVLEQLRALRRFSNTLPLETLQYNTNCCYKHLNMLLQEHPSSRDEVASAVAPGEPFILVGSRFVPVTAVAETLSFEAAPYLHQLQDQYKLYRELWECVGLRHTFAWDDYARVLCTLAETHAGKPLPAAKLNLALRLVSCGLMEDGNQPDACQTQQLFLPDEEGILHPRDKLYFNDAPWMPLDRDVLLCHKQLSREAALHCGVTTTRHRALERCVVNTDHLSLWAQPFGPHEDLPTRLKNILKEYSAPDLVKEVLQNADDAGAGLLHFVWDRRQHPAKATFSEEWKTLQGPALCIYNDRPFQEQDIKGIQHLGIGSKQDRQDVTGKYGLGFNTVYHFTDCPAFLTGDSTLCVSDPHLFYVPTATTEKPGSMFAVNTDFKKNFPDIYDTFLPSFFNLKQGVLFRLPLRTADEATKSRVSDIVVRDQDLKNMEETLAKEGEDLLLFLRHVHTIIFSEIPPDGKELVEKLRVTTELTEDDAKLRWDFQARLSQAMDGNSPTPLSYTMKVKNSRTKTTSLWQVISQIGVEDGAEESPELKWLPYGAVAARLEPLNRVMGRAFCTLPLPLVTGLPLHINANFSVDAARCSLHWDKGGTGATWNGFLLRRLVVPLYCYFLTRQWKALEPEKLWYQSLKLCQQHLDSHFLQFFPVMKSVLPMFQDMVREVYKYLSHERLPLVPVYRESSDRVTITWASPGGGDMLTEPYFLKEMPQPEIQKVLEQLNMKLVPAFPHLQQIREEFIEAQVNTVVLGPDSLRCFLKALAVPVPCKLADTPLRTPKSCTYLLRYLTGRNSHSQGTHEDGDKAILEGLPLLATEDGLLHACSSHHPIFKNSFANLFPKHSHRFAQKCVSAWIPPCFVKELDLPQAIPLIQEVLGQWEWTKDREKWLGGLWIFFEKVVRSDTSDAAMKSFMNHLQNMAVLPVQGNKKDSKHLLPLSSLSRVLFECCSDVEKVLHKMGIPVLQGSLLPWNFACYFLKPRALQVRDPRAIVAHLADTRADICWGDLEEEDLSALLRFVEQGKEKLDSCALEQLQHLPLFQKSGGDYVAVAPYRKVLLLCKQVSLNAQALYDLDEDMVLLTLSLFHKWLAKRLKWEVTDDQKLFMTVVLPRLSQLTWQNLMEAVRLFFVLKSSYDVESVEAIVAAFQKVAFIPDAHGTLRLASYFYLDMPSFHTLRLQNRFVPKSFFKELRLNQKEIVQFLLEAGVRTSLSVEDFVALAEEIEREATQATCHAAELLERQQEMVKQLAILLKNPESKGFLSKIASIQFLPPLDIPPVLMNLHPPFANCTKAVPLKGSVSYCKNVAELLWTSATMLQKSLKLEKTSLKAMGVLVEIPTALVVANLEHVCRAACSTQGQLSTRAKVLHSMYSFLQDHLEEVDAEHLAELPVVLAKSCDMARPWQVVSALPDEADFYPYLLMPHPQMAVFGDLLQHLGVVLVPTLTHYSRVLAQIYQESHGSGTLSSSQKKTVLVATRHFFQLLREEPEPPDCSAVAELYLLSTADCLELSHKLCFNDCVPSETARALEKTFVFMAALPVSGCNARWLLQRLPPHLQPRMLSEVTEKQLEEGGPQPCQYGSQCPAQRRLQTLLVSPWFRLGLESLLQWQTLKAMMGMEGDGGFAVEQVKVQCCKDIRTVLVHSGAKVEGSSQSQVIHVCLSGGAQRLFYIQHAEMVLNWQQLRVVETLAQEINSILGGQLETHALSVLREILVCKEPQEIALVLEENNVALVGAAPEPEKRLQVEAEAVAEEGPWKDPSLAMRPLHGVRGPKVRGQYKPVSAPWHHGQGGSGSLLSSEELMVLTPSIPEALRWLCQATSDLQAASNDILHSCPNWVLFKVHQALEKALVAAMLCHGGAFAGHRGLMGMARSLEAEEPELRGLVLDVQWLCDCGVDSKATQYPSYHPFPMIPSEAFPSVDEEEVLKRAQKVLVTLKNHVGRK